The Jeotgalibacillus haloalkalitolerans DNA segment AGTATTTGAACAGCTCCTCTAAAAACAAACAGGGAACCCCGTCAGGTTCCCTGTTTACATATAAATTGATTCACTCATCAAGTTTCAGGATCGTCCGCTGCATCGGAACGCCTCCCATACTCACATTTCTCTCTATAAACAAATAATCTCTTCCATCAATACGGAACTTGCCGTTTCCCATGTAATCAACATCTCTTCCGTCATCTTCAAGCTTATTTCTAATTGCCTCAACATGTTCGCTAAACTTATAATAACGCTCATCAAAATCAATAATGATATTCCCCTTCTTATATCCCATCAGCCGGTTCAATAAAAATAAAAGCCCGACAATCGCAATCAGGATCGCAATAATAATATACATTTTATACTCTCCTCTCATAGCTCATATACGAAAAGGTTCAGGAAAAGTTTCACTACACAATTTCCTTCATCAAACACTACAGCTTGATTGTCCTAAAAGAGGTTACAAAAAAATGGGCAAACCCTTTTGGATTTGCCCATTCTCTTTTATATTACTTTTACAAAAGCTTCTGCAGCTTTTTGACTTGATTGCGGGTTTTGACCAGTAACGAACTTACCGTCCGTCAATACATGCTCAGCCCAGTTACCCTGTGCCACAAAGTGTGCACCCTGCTCTTCAAGCTTAGACTGAAGCAGGAATGGCATTAGAGAATCAAGACCAGTATCCCGTTCTTCCTCGTCTGTAAAACCAGTCATTTTTTTACCCTTCACCAGATACGTTCCATCTGAAAGCTCAACATCAACAAAACCGGCAGGCCCATGGCATACAGCGCCGATTGCTTTATTATTTTCAGCAAAATGTGAAAGCGCATCCTGAAGCTGAGGTTCGTTCGGCAGGTCAAACATCGTACCGTGTCCCCCTGGCAGGAAGATCCCATCAAAGTTTTCAAACACTACATTCGATAGCTTCTCAGTGTTTTGAAGCTCTTCCTCCGCTTCCTTCCACTCAGCAGGATTTTCACCATCATCTAAACTATTTGGATCAAGCGGAATACCTCCGCCTTTTGGACTCACCACTGTAACCTCATAACCATTCTTCTTAAATTCCACATAAGGCTCAGCGAACTCTGATAACCAAAGTCCCGTCGGATGATCCTTATCAATTTCACTCGTATTCGTTAATACCATCAATACTTTTTTACTCATTGTATACATACCACCTTTTCAGTAATGGATGTTCTCTTCTTACACTATATTTAGATACCCGATTACCAACTCATTAAACGAAACTCAAGTAAAATGAGATCTATTTC contains these protein-coding regions:
- a CDS encoding type 1 glutamine amidotransferase domain-containing protein, yielding MSKKVLMVLTNTSEIDKDHPTGLWLSEFAEPYVEFKKNGYEVTVVSPKGGGIPLDPNSLDDGENPAEWKEAEEELQNTEKLSNVVFENFDGIFLPGGHGTMFDLPNEPQLQDALSHFAENNKAIGAVCHGPAGFVDVELSDGTYLVKGKKMTGFTDEEERDTGLDSLMPFLLQSKLEEQGAHFVAQGNWAEHVLTDGKFVTGQNPQSSQKAAEAFVKVI